The Gracilimonas sp. genome includes a region encoding these proteins:
- a CDS encoding NADH-quinone oxidoreductase subunit M, whose translation METLLNIVIYLPLLGIPLILLIRNETSRKWIALLVTALTFVASLPLMLSFDVAASGTPQFLTEGGRLMETLDIKYLVGLDGLSLLLFMLTTFMGPIVILSSWNSVKKHLAGYLSMLLLLQTASLGVFASLDLMVFYVFFELSLIPMYFLIGIWGGAGRIQATVKFFIYTLVGSLIMLVGLIYLGYDAGAAMGGGTTFTTDWRFLSGDMYNIGLVEQTYLFLAFALAFCIKVPLFPFHTWLPYAHTEAPTAGSVVLAAIMLKMGTYGLIRVCLPIFPNAFMEFAPWMATLAVIGIIYGALVAMVQKDVKKLVAYSSVSHLGFVVLGIFALNTVAVQGAIIQMINHGLSTGALFLIVGMIYDRRHTRMIKDFGGIAKKVPVFTVMFMIATLASIGLPGLNGFVGEFLILNGSFFSELYNNKVFAILAATGVILAAVYMLWMFQRVMFGPITNEENEKLVDLNGREIGLLVPLVIFMFWIGIHPVDFTKYSEAQVEELIEASQEKSMAVIEQSKLDEDLPEWTARFYDVDQVESQMASK comes from the coding sequence ATGGAAACTCTTTTAAATATCGTTATTTATTTACCGCTGTTAGGCATTCCGCTGATTTTACTGATCAGGAATGAAACCTCCCGTAAGTGGATCGCCCTGTTAGTGACAGCCCTTACTTTTGTGGCTTCATTGCCATTGATGTTAAGTTTTGACGTGGCAGCTTCGGGAACTCCGCAGTTCTTGACTGAGGGCGGGCGACTGATGGAAACTCTGGATATTAAATACCTGGTAGGATTAGATGGATTGAGTCTGCTCTTATTTATGCTGACTACCTTTATGGGGCCAATTGTAATTCTTTCTTCATGGAATTCAGTTAAGAAGCACCTGGCCGGTTATCTGAGCATGTTATTATTGCTTCAAACGGCTTCACTTGGTGTTTTTGCATCTCTCGATCTGATGGTATTCTACGTGTTCTTTGAGCTTTCACTGATCCCGATGTACTTCCTTATTGGAATCTGGGGTGGAGCCGGACGTATTCAGGCTACTGTTAAATTCTTTATCTACACTCTGGTTGGTTCATTAATCATGTTGGTTGGGTTGATTTACCTGGGTTACGATGCCGGTGCTGCAATGGGAGGCGGAACTACCTTTACTACCGACTGGAGATTCCTGTCCGGTGATATGTACAATATTGGCCTGGTTGAGCAGACGTATTTATTCCTGGCCTTTGCATTGGCGTTTTGTATTAAAGTACCACTGTTTCCTTTCCATACATGGTTACCATATGCACACACCGAGGCGCCAACAGCGGGATCAGTTGTGCTTGCTGCCATTATGCTTAAGATGGGTACTTATGGATTGATCCGCGTTTGTCTGCCGATTTTCCCTAATGCTTTTATGGAATTTGCCCCATGGATGGCTACCCTTGCCGTGATCGGAATTATTTATGGTGCACTGGTGGCCATGGTTCAGAAAGATGTGAAGAAATTGGTGGCTTACTCATCGGTGAGTCACTTAGGTTTTGTTGTATTGGGAATTTTTGCTCTGAACACTGTCGCTGTTCAGGGAGCTATCATCCAGATGATTAATCACGGACTTTCAACCGGCGCGCTCTTCCTTATTGTTGGGATGATATATGATCGCCGCCACACCCGAATGATTAAAGATTTCGGAGGCATCGCGAAGAAGGTTCCGGTATTTACTGTAATGTTTATGATTGCAACGCTGGCATCCATCGGGCTTCCGGGACTGAATGGATTTGTAGGTGAATTTTTGATACTGAACGGCTCGTTTTTCTCTGAGCTCTATAACAATAAAGTATTTGCAATACTGGCTGCAACCGGTGTGATTTTAGCGGCCGTTTACATGTTATGGATGTTCCAGCGCGTGATGTTTGGCCCAATCACCAATGAAGAAAATGAGAAATTAGTAGACCTGAATGGTCGTGAAATCGGGCTTTTGGTTCCTTTAGTTATTTTCATGTTTTGGATTGGAATCCACCCTGTTGATTTCACAAAATATTCAGAGGCTCAGGTTGAGGAATTAATTGAAGCATCTCAGGAAAAAAGTATGGCTGTAATAGAGCAGTCCAAACTTGATGAAGACCTTCCTGAGTGGACTGCAAGATTCTATGACGTAGATCAAGTTGAATCACAAATGGCATCCAAGTAA
- a CDS encoding 4a-hydroxytetrahydrobiopterin dehydratase: MAQPLSEQDIREALNSLEGWEFGDDVIKKEFSFKDFSEALGFIVRVGVEAEKQVHHPQLFNVYNTVNISLNTHDAGDKVTQKDVDLAKAIESVL; the protein is encoded by the coding sequence ATGGCACAACCACTTTCAGAACAGGACATTCGCGAAGCTCTGAATTCCTTAGAAGGGTGGGAGTTTGGCGATGACGTTATAAAAAAAGAATTTTCATTTAAAGACTTCAGCGAAGCACTCGGATTTATTGTCCGTGTTGGAGTAGAAGCTGAAAAACAGGTACATCATCCGCAATTATTTAATGTGTATAACACAGTAAATATAAGTTTGAATACACATGATGCGGGTGATAAGGTCACACAGAAAGATGTGGATCTTGCCAAAGCAATTGAAAGCGTTTTATAA
- a CDS encoding NADH-quinone oxidoreductase subunit N, which translates to MDYLGDIQAFLPGVITAVAGLVVIVVESLKKDSPLNFWITSLSLIAALIVSVQSLGTNLDTAFSGMLVYGGPVAFGNMVILTGAVFCVFISEDYLRDIGHYYGEIYALMLFATSGMLALAGSNDLITLFVGLETMSICLYVMAGLIKDEKAGAESALKYFLLGAFSTGFLLYGMALLYGATGTTNIPEIGAAASTDLLFLAGTGLLLVGFLFKVSAVPFHMWTPDVYQGTPTTLTAYMATASKAGTFVAFILVLARALPIMEGLDWQSVLSLIAIVTMIFGNIIALVQDNVKRMLAYSSVAHAGYALVGLAAGTFEGYSAVLFYLFAYTLMNVGAFGVIAYYERNKGLDFNQVQNLAGLGYKEPMMGISLSVFLFSLAGIPPLVGFVGKYYVFAAAINAEMVGLAIVGVLASAASVYYYLRVMVYLYFREEHQPVELFKPTLLYKGTIAILAILTLYYGVEPLLPTGGLMDLLNTFGGYSTPAISVAP; encoded by the coding sequence ATGGATTATTTAGGCGACATACAAGCTTTTCTTCCCGGTGTAATTACTGCTGTAGCCGGTTTAGTAGTAATCGTGGTTGAATCACTCAAAAAAGACAGCCCGTTAAATTTCTGGATTACCTCACTTTCCCTGATTGCTGCACTCATTGTAAGTGTGCAATCATTAGGTACCAACCTGGATACAGCTTTTTCCGGAATGTTGGTTTATGGTGGCCCGGTAGCATTCGGGAATATGGTTATTCTCACCGGTGCTGTGTTTTGTGTTTTCATTAGTGAAGACTACCTGAGAGACATCGGCCATTACTACGGTGAAATCTATGCACTGATGTTATTTGCTACATCCGGTATGCTTGCGCTTGCCGGTTCCAACGACCTGATTACGCTATTTGTAGGCCTGGAAACCATGTCAATTTGTTTATATGTGATGGCCGGTTTGATTAAAGACGAAAAAGCCGGAGCCGAATCAGCTCTGAAGTATTTCTTGCTGGGTGCCTTCTCAACCGGGTTCCTTTTATATGGAATGGCTCTTCTCTATGGAGCTACCGGTACAACAAACATTCCTGAAATAGGCGCGGCTGCAAGTACCGATTTATTATTCCTTGCCGGAACCGGACTTCTTTTAGTAGGATTTTTATTCAAAGTGTCAGCGGTGCCATTCCATATGTGGACTCCCGATGTTTATCAGGGAACGCCAACTACTTTAACCGCTTACATGGCAACGGCCTCTAAAGCGGGTACGTTTGTAGCCTTTATTCTGGTGCTTGCAAGAGCTCTTCCGATTATGGAAGGATTGGACTGGCAATCGGTGCTCAGCCTTATCGCAATTGTAACTATGATATTTGGAAACATCATTGCCCTGGTGCAGGATAATGTGAAACGCATGCTTGCCTATTCAAGTGTGGCACATGCCGGTTATGCTTTGGTTGGCTTAGCTGCCGGCACATTTGAAGGATACAGCGCCGTGCTCTTTTACCTGTTCGCCTATACCCTGATGAATGTGGGTGCATTTGGTGTGATTGCTTATTACGAGCGCAACAAAGGCCTTGATTTCAACCAGGTTCAAAACCTTGCCGGATTGGGCTACAAGGAACCAATGATGGGAATTTCTCTTTCCGTATTCCTATTCTCTCTGGCCGGTATTCCTCCATTAGTGGGTTTCGTAGGTAAGTATTACGTATTTGCTGCAGCTATTAATGCTGAGATGGTTGGGTTAGCAATCGTAGGTGTATTGGCAAGTGCAGCCAGTGTGTATTATTATCTTCGCGTTATGGTTTACTTGTACTTCCGTGAAGAACATCAGCCAGTTGAGCTATTCAAACCCACACTGCTTTACAAAGGAACCATCGCTATTCTCGCAATTCTGACACTTTATTATGGAGTGGAGCCGCTGCTGCCTACCGGCGGGTTAATGGATCTGCTGAACACCTTTGGTGGCTATTCTACACCTGCCATTTCAGTCGCTCCCTGA
- a CDS encoding CopG family transcriptional regulator, with the protein MRSVRLPEDLEKELEMLADQKNVSRSNIIKEALVEYMAKEKKYNKPYEAGAAYFGKHGSGEANRSVTYKSRIKDKIRDKHTD; encoded by the coding sequence ATGAGATCAGTTCGTTTGCCGGAAGATTTAGAGAAAGAGCTGGAGATGTTAGCCGATCAAAAAAATGTATCCCGCTCCAATATTATAAAAGAAGCCTTGGTGGAGTATATGGCAAAAGAGAAGAAATATAACAAACCCTATGAAGCGGGCGCAGCCTACTTTGGAAAGCATGGGAGCGGTGAAGCAAACCGATCCGTAACCTATAAATCCCGCATAAAAGATAAGATCCGTGATAAGCACACTGATTGA
- a CDS encoding PIN domain-containing protein yields the protein MISTLIDAGPVIALFDRDDQHHSRVMEFMRDFRGRLISTWPVLTEVSYMLDFNKETQLNFLDWVAEGGIEVVNLEQWQFIKVKEVIERYADLPADFTDASLVVTAESRDLESIITLDSDFGVYKLSNGQYLSNLLDQ from the coding sequence GTGATAAGCACACTGATTGATGCCGGTCCTGTAATTGCTCTGTTTGATCGCGATGATCAGCATCATTCCAGAGTAATGGAATTTATGAGAGATTTCAGGGGGAGGCTGATTTCTACCTGGCCGGTTTTAACGGAAGTATCCTACATGCTCGATTTTAACAAAGAAACACAGTTGAACTTTTTGGATTGGGTAGCGGAAGGGGGTATCGAAGTAGTAAACCTTGAACAGTGGCAATTCATTAAAGTAAAAGAAGTGATAGAGAGGTACGCTGATTTACCGGCAGATTTTACGGATGCATCCCTTGTTGTTACGGCCGAGTCTCGCGACCTTGAATCAATTATTACGCTGGACAGTGATTTTGGAGTATATAAATTGAGTAACGGCCAATACCTGTCAAACCTATTGGACCAGTAA